Genomic segment of Eleutherodactylus coqui strain aEleCoq1 chromosome 1, aEleCoq1.hap1, whole genome shotgun sequence:
TGCATGCCCATCAGCATGCCAGCCAGCTCACAGCATCTATGTACGCAATATGTCTGGAAGGGGATGAAGTATTGGGGCTCCTGGACTACAAAGAAGCGTAGAGTTGGAACTCCTGGCAAGCTTGAAAAAGGGGTAAAGGGACCCCTAAGCGCATTGCTATAGGACTTCTCCATTTAGGGGGTCTTCAAGACAGGGGACCCCCCACAGAAGTAAATGAATATCCTTTACACATTACTCACGTTTGTTCACCCACATAAGAGAGGGCAAGATcccccttttttttactataatgtTCCTTTttatctttccttttcttctatccttccatttccttccttcttttcctaTCCTTCCTACCCTCCcttccttttatttttccatccctccCTTTCATCCTTACTACCTTCTGTTTCTTCCATCCCTTCTATCCTTCACTTCTTTTTTTCAATATCATCTCTTCCTtcctttttccttccttcctaacttccctcccttccctttcttccttcctttcattcttttttcctttccctcctcttctttttttcctttttgtctttCTCTTCCTACCTCCCCTACCTTGCTTCCTTCTTTCcatccctccttccttcctttccttttttCTCCTACCATCTACCTTCTCTTCCTTTTTTCCTTCCTACCGTCCCTGCCACATCATCTTCCTTCACTTCTTTCCCTTTCCTTACCTCCATCCCTTATCTCCCTATCTTgccttccttcttttcttccatcCATTCCTTGCCTTCCTCCTTCCttgtccccttccctccccttcattTCTCCCTTCCCAATATTTCTTTTCTTCCCTACCTATTTTCTACCTTACTGCTTTTCCTTACTTCTTTCTGTTTCTTCCTTCCCTTTATTCATACCTTTCCTTCCTTTCTGTTCCTTctgccttccttccttcccttctttCCTTCAACCCCTTTCTTCCATTCTTCCCCTACTATCCCTCCTTCCTTTCCCCTACTTTCCCTCTTTCTTTCCTTTCCTAACTTCTTTTCCTGTTTTCCATTTATTCTTTACTTCCCTCTCTGCTTTCCTAATTTCCCTCCCTtcccttttcttcctttttcccttcctttcctctattcctttctttcctttccttccttctttttttcattccccttcttctctttctttcctCCTTTCTCCCTTCCTACTTTTACCTCTCTTTCCTTATTTCCCTTCCTTTCTTTTGATCCTCCCCTTCCTTCATTaccttccttccttcccctttctcctttctttccttcttttcttcttaCCTTTCATTCCCTTACCTCCTTTTCCtcacttccttccttctttccttgctTTCTTCACTTCTTTTCTTCCTACCTTTCCTTTCTAccttccctcccttccttccttactTTCTTCCCTTCCTTCCCTTATTttccctctttctctttcttccctTCCTTTCGTTTCCCTTCTTCCTACCTTTCCTTTTTACCTTCCTTTCCTAACTTTTCTTCCTACCTTTCTTCCATCCCTTTTTTTCTAGCTTACCTTACAACCTTCGCTTCCTTGCAGTTTTTTGCAGTGGATTAAAAAGAAATGCAAAATATAACGGAAAGACTTGtgctccttcctgctggatgcgTTTCTTGTTTTGACTataaaaaactgcattaaaaactacagaatggtttttacaaaaatacgctgtgtgtgaaaccaATAGCAGGTATATTTTGTCACAGAAATTAGGGCATGATGTGGATTTTGAGATTTGTGGCATGTGCATTCTATTATGAAAATGTCTTATATTTTTAACATATTCCCCCTTCTTTAAAATGGGAAATCCGCAGCAATACATACGGGTTATGGAACAAAAATCTGCTGCAGCAAAGCAGGAGTGGCTTCATATGGGTGTAtttgtgggtattagtgtatcttgccagcaccggaagctaggggttttacaggaggaatgcccctctcacactcctagctcctgatagggtcaagccACAAAGGTCATaccagcacagtgtgcatagatGTGTCCCAGCGCTttttctggtggtgtcaagatacaataatacctgcaCAATATGCTGAACAatttcatgaaaaagaaaacatttggaaTTGATTGCCATTAAATTGCAatttaaatcgtggcatgtttGTCTGCCCAATTTGTTTAAAAACCACAGTAAGATACTCTGGTAAGCATACAAAAAGGCCCTCCACATACTGCCACTATGTTGCGCTGaggtgtgcgcaaaaatgcatacacccatgtgaaggaagcctaagttACATCTATAGGTGCATCTTATGTGCACGTGTGAAAGGTTCCTTGTAAAGTTCTCATTGAAGCTAATGGGCTATCTGTATATGCTGTGGGTTCTCCAGAGCGAGAGACCATCTTTGCAGTCACTGTATACTCTAGTTCATAAGTACGAGTCCTAAACATGGAACCCCCCTGTATTAAATCAAAAATCCCTAATAGGACGTTTGAAAAATGGCATTCTAAACccagcaacccctttaagaaaatgcaATGATCTCTATTTTAATGTTAATTATATCATGACTGAAAACACAATACAAAGAAATTAGTCATGAACTAAAGTTTATTGAACTGCAATAGAGAGAATAAAATGTACAGAAATAAGAAAGTAATGGTTAAAGCAATAAAGAATGTCGCATGTAGATCTATATCAGAAGACATGGCAAGGAATCATAACTTAATGGTATGCTGCGTTTTAGTGTCACATTATATTTGCCTTTCTTAATCATAATGAAATATATTTTGGGAACTAAGAAATTTTGGGAATTAAGTTCAACAGATGAAACTACTTGCTAGcttttttgtgtatatttacAAATTGTAGGATCCTTTATAGGTAAATGTGATGATCAATAGAATATTTAGTGGTTTATCAGTCATCACTATTTGACTCAAATTTAGCTTTCAAACTCTTAATTTCTaaatacagatttaaaaaaaaattgttctacATTTCCAAACTGTGTCCATTACCAATAAATGTCATATGTATATAGAATCAACACGTGGCAAGATGTACAAATAATTGCAGATTATCATCAACCATTAATTATTTTGCGTGCATTATGCATTAAGGTAAAAGAGGCGGGCGGGCAAAAGATAAGAAGATATGCAGAAAAGCCAGTACAAGCCAGTCGGAAATCCTTTTCATTCAATCACTGAAAGGCAGTGTAGATTTACATCTTTCTGGGACCGGATGAGGTGGTTCTGGTTGTGGTCATAGTTGAGGTGCTTGTAGCGCTATATCCTGACCCGCTGCTGTAACTTCTGTTTACATTTGCACTGTCAGAGCCATAATTATTTCCACTGCTGAAGCGGCTGCTGCTGCTCATTCCTCCGCTGCCACTCATTCCTCCGCTGCCGCTCATTCCTCCGCTGCTGCTCATTCTTGCACTGCCACCTGCTCCGCTGCTGCTCATTCTTGCGCTGCCACTGGCTCCACCACTGATACCACCAGAGCTCATTCCTGAATCATGATGGTAGCCACCTGCTCCACCGGCGGAACCTCCCACCGTAGATGAGATAACAGCTGTAGGAAAAGTTTACAGAAGTTTTATATATTAAGTAAGGATGACCGCAGCAATAATGCCTATCGTAGACATAAAGATGGTATGACATGATGATACTCACATATCTTAACGGGACCAGCACATTCTCCAGAAATCCTACAAAATGAAGAACTTGGTTTAATTCCATGCCATATGCAATAACAACCATTAAATTCCTCTTTCCCAGTATTTTCCATCaatagaggtaaaaaaaaaaagcaaagctcCTTCCTTACCTTTGCTCTTTAAGCAAGATATCCCAAGATAAGTGGTGAAAGATGAGCAGCTTTGAAAGTGTAAATGTTTTGCCACTCACAACACCCAACAGAGTAACAAAAAGTTTTCTCTTTCCCAGGTGGTCATCTTATGCCATTCATCTCAGAATATCTAAAATCCAGAGGACTAATAAGGAAGCTCAACTCTATATATGACATGAGTCTAAAATATCTCCTGATGATATTTATATGCAATACATCTGCTATATGAAACAATTGTGTTGGCTTATTTTTGACATCTTCTTGAAAATCCATTAGTTCTATGGTTACCTGCACTCTTCTCCTTCCAAGAGTTTCCTATAGGTGGCAATCTCAAGATCCAGAGCCAGTTTAACATTCATCAGTTCTTGGTACTCCTTCATCTGGCGAGCCATGTCCTGCTTGGCTTTCTGTAGAGCTTCCTCAAGATCAGCCAGTTTTTCCCTTGCATCCTTGACAGCCGACTCTCCGCGTTCCTCAGCCTCTGTTATGGCAGCCTCTACTTTGGCTTTCTAAAAACATAAATGTTTAAGTTAAAATATAGCATTTGTTTGTATCTTTTGCCATCAGTATGTTTCAGTGCTGTACACAGAGCACTTATATTTTGCTGTTACTACATTTTTTGCTTAATCCCCAGAATTCTGAAGATACAAATAAACCATACATATAGAAATTACCAAAtttttgaaatttaaaaaattggagatatgaatgtaaataaatgtaatttcTTGTTGTAACAGGTTAATGTGACATATGTTTTTTCCATTCATTTACCAGAGCCTTAGCATTTTCAATCTCTCCTTTGAGCCTGTTAATCAATCTGTTTAGATCAGCAATTTCGTTCTTGGTGTTTTTCAGATCATCTCCGTGCTTTCCTGCAGCGCTCTGTAGTTCTTCATACTGATAAAGAAAAGGAAAGATGTCTTTTCAGTAAATCATTGGAATCTATGCACGTATAGTAGGCTCCAATTATTCCGTTGATatcatttttttgctttattcaCAAAGTATACATCCCATAGATTGAGATGATTCATTTCTTTAGTCTCCACTTACTTTTGATTGATACCAGGATTCAGCCTCTGCCCTGCTGTTCTTGGCAATATCTTCATATTGGGCCTTGATCTCAGCAATTACACCATCCATATCAAGGTCTCTACTGTTATCCATGGACACAATGACTGAGGTGTCGGAGATTTGATTTTCAAGTTCGCAAATTTCCTATAAGATTTAGAACAAAATGTTAAATTGCAGTAATATACAACGGAAGTCTCTTTGAGAGGAGCACCCAAAATTGCAATTAAAAAATGGCATTATAGAAGTATGATCTGCTCAAAAAAGAAGACCAGTACACATGGTATATGATGGACCTAAAATTCTGTCACAGGACATCTGGTCTAGATAAATGGCTGGCCCTCTGAAACTGTCACAAAACCCTCATCCAAGATTTTCCTTCTCAAAAAGGCGGCTAGTTTGTAGATAAGTGGCTGGTCCTCCAAAGATGATGTATTATAGGCAGGTTTTGGTATATAGGGAAATCTATTCGACAACACTGTCTACAATTGCAATAAAAATGGTCTAGAGGAATGGACTCAACATACATTGGCTATATGAAAATAAAAAGTCTCCTTCAGTTCAAGAGTTGCCTTCTCAAAAAGGGTGGTTTTTCTTAACAAGTTTCACAGTTGTCAAAATTTTGCGAAAATGATTATGCTGGTAGTATAGTGTATAATTTCATATGAGTATAGCATTGTATTGAATTCCATATGGGGCTTCCAAATTAATTGTGCTGAACTATTTAATGTTCAAAATAACCTATTTTGAAATTCCAAACTTAATATAGGATATCTTCAAGTGATTagagttctttaaaaaaaaaaaaaaagaatcaaaattAAGTTTGGTCTCTACCCATATGATAACTTACCATCTCAAAAACAGCTCTGGTCAAGTTGATCTCATCAGTCAAGGCATCAACCTTTGTCTGTAGGTCAGTCTTGCTCATAAATGCTGCATCAACATCCTGTATttaaaagatacattttgttACCCCAAATAGTAGTTCAATTTTCTCTCACTTAAATCATGTAAATCAGTTACCTTCTTCAGCACCACAAAttgattttctgcttgtgtacgCTTGTTGAGCTCATCTTCATACCTATGAAAAGAGTAAGGAGTAATTGGGAATTGGCTACTTGGGTGTACCGTATGCTAGTATTTATACAAAACTGTAATATAACAAACTTTTTCTTGTAGTCTTCAACCAAGTCTTGCATATTCTTCTTTTCTGCTTCAAGACGTGACTTCTCACAATCAAGGGAATCCACCTGCCTTCTGAGGTTGTTCATGTAGGACTCGAAAAGTGGTTCTATGTTGCTCTTCACCATTCTTTGCTCTTGCAGGAAAGCCCATTTGGTTTCTAGCATTTTATTTTGCTGTTCTAAGAATCGCACCTATAAAAATGACATTTATGTTTAAGTAACATGTGATATTTTATAGGTAAAACATAAGGTTACTACATTATTAAAGACAGGGCAAAGAACTGTACTGAAAGAATATTGGAAATATTGGAAATTATGGCATTATTATATGAGCCTCGTGCAGCgcggagtgttaaggcagcagaaaagcagtcgtaagctctcgctcatgacctgaaggctgcaggttcaatccccgcttggttcaggtagttaaggctgactcagccttccatccttacgaggtcggtaaaatgagtacccagcttgctgctggtaaaagatgactggcaaACCACCTTGCAAAAAAAGTCTGCCAAGGAAACGtcccaatgtgacgtcaccctaggagtcagtcatactTGTATGATaggactttaccttttacctgctatttgtactattttgttttactaataattttttaaagtagCATTTACTATGTATGGAAGAAAAAGAAGCCCGGCAATAAGATGAATGAAGGCAGTTACAGACGTTATGAACATACAGTACCACTGAAAAACATGTAGACCCAAAGACAGCAGGACATTCTATAGAAATACTATTGGTATGGCTTCTAGAACTGACAGAATCAACTTTGCTTGAAGCAATATACTATTGATAATCTATGATGTTCTAGCCTTTCTTTCCACTGACGATCTAAACTTAAAAAGCATAGGCCTAGGTGATCAAGTTTTGTTTCTACAGATTATTTAGTTGCATTTCTTGTATTTATCATTTGTGTTACCATATAAAACAATTTTTATGTACATACCTTATCAATAAAAGAAGCAAATTTGTTGTTCAGTGACTTGATCTGTTCCTTTTCTTCTTTACGTACTTTCTGGATATTAGGATCAATATCCAAATTCATGGGGGTCAGAAGACTTTGGTTGACAGTTACATTTGTAATGGCTCCATGGGGACCATTGCCACAGCTAGATACACCATAACCAGCACCCGTAAACCCAGGCCTGCCATAGCCAGCTCCACCTGAGCCATATCCAGATCCCATACCACCACAAAAACCACCACCCATGCCAGCACCTCCATATGCACTCATTCCAGTATTGCAACTTGCAACAGAAATTTTCCTGGTTCCTCCAACATTATAGGCACTTCGGCTACTATAACGAGGCTGCATCCGTGAACCACTGCTGCTTCTTGAAGTGTGCACAATGCTCCTACCCCCATTCCTTGGCATGGAAGAAGAGCTAAAATTTCTGTAGCCAGAGCTACTGCGACTGCCTTGGTACGCCATAGTAGGAAAGGATAGATGAAGCTAACTGCAGTGTAAGCTTGAGAGAGCAGTCAAGTGAACTGAAGGTTGCATGTCCTTTTATATGAAGTTATTCAGTTCAGCACAATTGTAGAGCACAAAAAAACCCTATAATTGTACCTTCATGGGTATGAACTGCTGGCATGGCATTTCATAGTTCTATCATTGGCAGAAATGGAAATAACTACACCttctaaattataaaaaaattacagtagGTTGTTTTGCCACCTATAAAATAAGAGTGTATTTTTTAGTATATCAAAGGAATAATTAAAACATAATAATCCAATGGTGTCATTAAGTGTCATAAGTATTGCCATGTGCGGCTGGTTGTGCTATTTTCATATTCTCAGTTTGTCCTATAGAACTTTATGCGATTTAATACCTTATGTAAGCCTATTTTTAGAATGCCTTTGGTCAATGCATTGATGTTGTGCATGGTTTGCATACATTTCTCATTGCCAGGCCTCATGTGCTACCTGCAAATCAAGTTTTGAAGATTTATTTTCTATATTTGCACAGATTATTGATTTACAGGGGTCGGTGCAAAAATGACATGGGGATGGGAAAGAAAGGTTTGTCAGTTTCAAGATTCATAGCTAATCAAACTTATTTGTCTTCTAGAgaatgaaaagttttttttaattgactggTCTTAGTTCTACGTATACTCAGAATTAGGGTCCATTCAGATGGTGGTATGTTTGGGTCGTGAGCTAACCATGTACTTCATAATAGCCTATCTGGCTAGTCACGTGGCCAATGGtccatgtaagaaaaaaaaattgccccatGTCATTTTCTTGTCCTATTTCATGGATGGGAATAGCACATGTAATGTGTGGCATTGATGAATATTGGGCAGCACATGGATAGGAGTCTGTATGCTGTCGAATGGGAGTTGCATCCAACTCAGATATGACCATTGTATTTTTTGTAttagatttttttgcattttgtttctTGTTTGCATGTTCATGACAATGCTGCAAATTCAATAATGTCAGGCCAAGTTTAGCTTTGGTGGTGGGGAATAAGTATTAATAGTAATGTGGTCAAAATACTAGATTTCCTGTACAGATGTATCAGTTAGGTGTAATGCAGaaagtgtttaacccctttaggaccaagAGTCGTAAATGCCAGCCGATTGTAGAAATACGGTGCAGGATTAAAACCTCTGCTTctacaatcaagcaggagcaggtcgggacGTCGGTTGTTAGTCACAGCTTAGAACCCGGagaagaagcagtttttaaccacttctgccttctccttttcccAGTACATaacactcaatgagtgctatgtactaaaaagtgaaagtagaagtgTTACTCCCACTATGTGAGCTGGCAGTCATGTgatgcagggtcccagcagaccgagatcagctctgttagtgactgatgtcactacaggaggatgtttttccctgtaagttGGGCTCCTATGGAggctccagctacagtgaaaaagtttcaaataaaaaaaaaaaagaccatgcgAATGTCCTCCAGAGGTATTATATGACAACATGGGGGTCATAAATGGtagaaaaaaatagttacataaataagtaagaaaaaattacagaataaaattaaaaaatatacctaaaaaaaaaaatgacccaaagccgaagCCAACccaaaccgtcgccatatgcgctctgtaatccaaaaccatacatgttatatatcaAAGCATCAAAAACAAAGTGAGGAACCTGTTACCATACGTTATTTTAGCATTAATATACTAATTGGAAAAGAAAactactataaatgttaaaaaaataattttctttaactttttacccctaataaaactaaaaaaaggaaaaaaaagtcagtgaaaaaagatattaaaaatatagccctatatgtcacgggggaaaacgcacagcaaaaataattttggcagctgaaggaaaaaaaatagggcagtaaaaccaccatatgggtaaaatccctagaaagtgtctggtccttaaaggggttttctaggggaatactattgatgacctattatcaggataagtcatcatcatcaatagttcatcggcTGGGGTTGGCTGAGTGGTTGCATGCTGTTAGCACCACAAATATTCAGgggtcggagctgaagcagcagaagtctttgTGCCAacctctttgaaatcaatgggagccgtgcctacagttaccagtgccagccactacaaggAGGTCAgggcggaggcttccgctctgacttcTGTGCTATTGCAGCGCTGACACCATGTGCCCActtagctgatcagttggggttccAAGCGCCGCCtcctggctgatcaactattgatgacctatcctgataataggtcatcaatagtatttccacgaAAAACCCCTTGAGGgtccaaaacagcctggtccttgagGGGTGGTTAAAATTCTGTTGGGAATTCAGACTGAAAACTGTAAGTGCTTGTCTCCATTTTATTAGGGTTTTTAATTGTTTACAGCATTTAGCCCAGGCAGAATAGCATAGCTCACTAAAGTTGCTGTACAACTTTCTGTCACTGTTCCACTCATCTAAGGGCTTCAACAGACCAACGTGCTTGAGCAGGTTTTTGCATGAAACTCATGCCTGTAAAAGGTAACAAAGTGAAGCCATTGgtctcaatgggttcgttctcagaaGTGTTTTTCGCGCACAAATACTGCATGCCATAAAAGATAggccctgctctatctttctgcgtgttaTGGagtaagctgccatagaagtctttgTCATCGTAAAAATATGGAGGAGGGGGTTGATGGCCCTAATTtagcttttaaaaaaaagacattctatTCCACAGAAAGGCAGTAACACGCACCTGGCATTTCGGGCACAAAAATACATTTCTATGCAATGGCACGTGCTTATCAGCCCAATGAGTGCCAtcttcaaaccttgttcatgtgcaaatatgctccattGCGGTGAGTGTTCATCTGTAGAAGCCCTAAGAGTATTTTTCATAAATCCATGCACATATAAATGTAGGGACTggattttcagttgcagaaatttcGGGAAAACATCTGCAGAGTATGAATTTACTCCTTTAGATTTTCAGTTAGTcccctccattaaccccttaaggaccaagcacagtaaatttacagagctttgtcctgggctttaatgtGATTAAAGCTTCTGTACCTGCAGTAGCaagtcgggtcctcagctgttagtcacagctgaggacccggtggagaaggcagaagcagtttttaaccactcaatgagtgctatgtagtgatgagagaaagtggaagtgtcacTTTCGCTATTCCAACTAGCAATCATGTCACCATCGTTATCCCCTAccaaagcagagctgcagggtcctagaagatccagatcagctctgttatgCTTTCCCCtgttactggggctcctatgaatgccccagttacagtggaaaaagaaaggtaaattttttaaaaaaggcaaCGTGAATGACCCCGAGAGGTCTTatttgacatcatgggggacatagatttcAAAAAAATAGTTACCAAacttagtttaaaaaaattacagaataaaataaaaaaatatatataaaaaaggaaaaggCCTACCACCGACGCCAGCCAAAACCAGCCTGTACAGTGGTGGAGTCGTGGCTGTCTCTGCTTTGTCATGCTCTTCTGCCCATCTGCCTCTTGTCCACTTAATTGGACTATATAAATTGGTATCTcacttttcttagtttttttttgtaggtTTAGGCCCCAAAGAGATATATGCTAAAAAGGTAAGAAACCCATCTTTACCAGGTTGTAACTAAACcgcctggtattagtgttaggatcCATTCAACAGCATGGTCACTTGGACATTGGAGGATGGGCCAATATACTTTGATCAAACTATAtattaagaaccttgcattttctaatgtggctaatatatgctgtatactgcttatgctgtaatccgagactatacaaattatatatcaaatcgTCTGAAACAAATTGAGAAATCCATTCTTCTACTTtaatttagtgtaaatatactaattttagaaATAAGCAACTAtaaagctttttacccctaataaaacaaaaaaaaatgtggaaaaaagataaaaataaataaccCTATATGTTAAGGTAAAAAAagggcagcaaaaataattttggtagaagAAGAAATAAAATAGAACAATAAAACCACCCCATTGGTAAaaaccctaaaaagtgtctggtccttttggaccAAAAAACCCTGgaccttaaggagttaaagggataTTTGAGGCAATttttcttgatgacctatcctcagaatgggtcatcaatagttgattgtctggGGTCAGCCACTCAGGACCTAAAGTACAAGGTGTATGAAGCAGACGTTGACTGCTCTGAAGCCTGTGTAggggctggtaattgcaggcgcaactttccttgattttaatgggaagtgCGCCAGCAATCGGAGCGATCCACTTTCATTCTATACCCTGGGTGTTTTGCTGGTAACAGTGGGTGCCAGAACAGCTAatcggttggggtcctgagcgTGGACCCTagccagtcaactattgatgacctagcctaagGATATTTTATcaataggttatcaataaaaaaatgcttggaaacccctttaaataaagctgTAGAGTGTAGGAAGACAGAAGCAGCTATGTTCCTTTCAGACCTATACATTCATTACTCACACATTTACTGAACAATTAAATTGCCATATAGGATGTGTAAAACAAACCATGTGTAATAAAGCTGTAGTTTATTGGGTTGGGCAGCGACATTTTACTGACATCCAATAATAGTTGCAGTAAGGCATTATGATACAAGGCTTGCTATACTTTACTCAGAAACAATGAATATAATTATTCCACTGAATAGACATTCATGCTTTAAAGGAATGGCAAGGGTGGAAGAGGGTAATTGCCACCTTGGCCAGTCTTGATAATACTAGTTAAGGGCCAACACATTTAAAGTTAAGAATAACATATTTTTAGAgatgaagaatagagatgagcgaacgtactcgtccgagcttga
This window contains:
- the LOC136612966 gene encoding keratin, type II cytoskeletal cochleal-like produces the protein MAYQGSRSSSGYRNFSSSSMPRNGGRSIVHTSRSSSGSRMQPRYSSRSAYNVGGTRKISVASCNTGMSAYGGAGMGGGFCGGMGSGYGSGGAGYGRPGFTGAGYGVSSCGNGPHGAITNVTVNQSLLTPMNLDIDPNIQKVRKEEKEQIKSLNNKFASFIDKVRFLEQQNKMLETKWAFLQEQRMVKSNIEPLFESYMNNLRRQVDSLDCEKSRLEAEKKNMQDLVEDYKKKYEDELNKRTQAENQFVVLKKDVDAAFMSKTDLQTKVDALTDEINLTRAVFEMEICELENQISDTSVIVSMDNSRDLDMDGVIAEIKAQYEDIAKNSRAEAESWYQSKYEELQSAAGKHGDDLKNTKNEIADLNRLINRLKGEIENAKALKAKVEAAITEAEERGESAVKDAREKLADLEEALQKAKQDMARQMKEYQELMNVKLALDLEIATYRKLLEGEECRISGECAGPVKISVISSTVGGSAGGAGGYHHDSGMSSGGMSGSGGMSGSGGMSSSSRFSSGNNYGSDSANVNRSYSSGSGYSATSTSTMTTTRTTSSGPRKM